Proteins encoded together in one Halomicrobium urmianum window:
- a CDS encoding PIN domain-containing protein, with the protein MPRALVDTSVLFAAAYQRDSAHADALPILHGIDDGSLPEAVVIDYVLAETLNGLTTHAGHDASVDLFDRIEENARFHVDSLTTDALATGKALFRRHEPLSFVDACIVAYMQTEGLGYLYAFDDDFDAADDVYRLDTATDPYTPD; encoded by the coding sequence ATGCCACGCGCGCTCGTCGACACGTCGGTCCTGTTCGCAGCGGCCTACCAGCGAGACAGCGCACACGCCGATGCACTTCCGATCCTCCACGGTATCGACGACGGATCACTCCCGGAAGCGGTCGTCATCGATTACGTGCTCGCGGAAACGCTAAACGGTCTCACAACGCATGCGGGTCACGACGCGTCCGTCGACCTCTTCGACCGGATCGAGGAAAACGCACGCTTCCACGTCGACTCCCTCACGACCGACGCACTTGCAACGGGGAAGGCCCTGTTCAGACGGCACGAACCGCTCTCGTTCGTCGACGCCTGCATCGTCGCGTACATGCAGACCGAGGGACTCGGCTACCTCTACGCGTTCGACGACGACTTCGACGCGGCCGACGACGTCTACCGACTCGACACGGCGACGGATCCGTATACCCCGGACTGA
- a CDS encoding AbrB/MazE/SpoVT family DNA-binding domain-containing protein: MSSDPVDAESKVSGNQANIPARIRRELEIGDGDQLRWYLEDDGSVRVEVVRQQTGTFAGFEGYEGEDDTDVTTEHDAWGVDSE; encoded by the coding sequence ATGAGCAGTGATCCCGTCGACGCGGAAAGCAAGGTTTCGGGGAACCAGGCGAACATCCCCGCCCGGATTCGGCGTGAACTCGAGATCGGCGACGGCGACCAGCTCCGTTGGTACCTCGAGGACGACGGAAGCGTCCGTGTTGAGGTCGTTCGACAGCAAACAGGGACCTTCGCCGGTTTCGAGGGCTACGAGGGCGAGGACGACACAGATGTAACGACCGAGCACGACGCGTGGGGCGTCGACTCCGAGTAG
- a CDS encoding zinc-dependent alcohol dehydrogenase, with product MADSNPTLVFPAERTVELQDRERPDPADDEVLIETDTTMVSTGTEITVLSGDYPPESFWDDYGEYPFVTGYTNVGTVVEAGADAELDEGTRVASWTPHAASVTAAADECIPVPDDVSDAEAVPFAIAQIVANGLRRGRVDWGETVVVYGLGILGQLAVRLAHLAGVERVIGVDRSENRLSYLPSEPGITGVDAVDTDPAEAVADLTDGAMADVVVEVTGNPDAIPDEFDVLRDQGRMVLLSSPHGETTLDFHDYVNAPSYEIIGAHQTSHPEYATPADPWTKERHADLFFTYQRQGRLDVDPLYSHVRDYEDAPELYRELLEDRTRAMGVRLEW from the coding sequence ATGGCTGACTCGAACCCGACGCTGGTGTTTCCGGCCGAACGGACCGTCGAACTGCAGGACCGCGAGCGACCGGACCCGGCCGACGACGAGGTCCTGATCGAGACAGACACGACGATGGTCTCGACCGGGACCGAGATCACGGTGTTGTCGGGCGACTATCCCCCGGAGTCGTTCTGGGACGACTACGGCGAGTACCCCTTCGTGACCGGCTACACGAACGTCGGCACCGTCGTCGAGGCGGGCGCCGACGCCGAACTGGACGAGGGGACGCGCGTCGCCTCGTGGACCCCGCACGCGGCCTCCGTGACTGCCGCAGCGGACGAGTGCATCCCCGTCCCGGACGACGTCAGCGACGCTGAAGCGGTGCCGTTCGCCATCGCACAAATCGTCGCCAACGGACTGCGCCGCGGCCGGGTGGACTGGGGAGAAACGGTCGTCGTCTACGGACTCGGCATCCTCGGCCAGCTCGCCGTCCGCCTCGCGCACCTGGCCGGCGTCGAGCGGGTGATCGGCGTCGACCGCTCCGAGAACCGCCTCTCGTACCTGCCGAGCGAGCCCGGTATCACCGGCGTCGACGCGGTCGACACCGATCCCGCCGAGGCCGTCGCTGACCTGACCGACGGGGCGATGGCCGACGTCGTCGTGGAGGTGACCGGCAACCCCGACGCCATCCCCGACGAGTTCGACGTCCTCCGCGACCAGGGCCGGATGGTCCTGCTGTCCAGCCCCCACGGCGAGACGACGCTGGACTTCCACGACTACGTCAACGCCCCCAGCTACGAGATCATCGGCGCCCACCAGACGTCCCACCCCGAGTACGCCACGCCGGCCGATCCCTGGACGAAGGAACGGCACGCCGACCTGTTCTTCACGTACCAGCGACAGGGACGGCTCGACGTCGACCCGCTGTACTCGCACGTCCGCGACTACGAGGACGCGCCCGAGCTGTATCGGGAGCTGCTGGAGGACAGGACGCGGGCGATGGGCGTCAGGCTCGAGTGGTGA